The window actacaacactacataaaaagatccctaagacaacaacatagtgTGACTATGTATTTTTCCCTGTCAACATTGTGAGTTGCAGCCCAGTTTAATTCACTCACACGCTGCAGAGGGATGATCAATTGAGACAAAAGCCATTGTGTCCCTTAAAGAGAGGAAATGAAATGACTGTGACCAGTTCTGAGAGCTGaccgtctccctctcccctacaGTGCAGTGAACCAAATGGGTCGTTGTGTCTTTCTGTTCCTGCTGCTACAGACCCTGCAGACATTAGCCGAAGGTAAAGTAtatctaccgctctctctctcatatggACATTTGCTTTGCATGTGTGTTaactctctccccttcttctctctctctattagaTGGCCAGTTGCTGTGCGTGTGTGAGGGCAGCGGCTGCCTCAACTCCCCCCAGTGCGAGGGCTCTCAGTGCTACTCGTCGGTGGCGGTCAGTAGCCATGGGGCCGTAGTAACTCGGGGCTGCCTGCAGGGATCAGAGAAGACCCGTTTGATCTGTTCTACGGCCTCCTCCCTCAGCCATGCCTTGCTCTGCTGCTCCAGCTTCATGTGCAACCGCAACGCCACCGCCAGCTCACTACTGCCCCTCCTCGCTACAGGCGGGAACTGCACCCTTTAAACTACGTTTAAGAAAATGCAAAGACTTAGGCTTGTTTCATGGCATGCTGGGTCCAGTTATAGTGATGTaacattttctctctccctcttctgcctttctctccctccagctcCAGAAGAAGAGCCTGTGAGGTATCGTGTGGAGACTCTGGCCCTGTTTGTATTGGGTCCAGTAGTGATCCTTACCCTCCTGTCAGTCCTATCTGTGTTGGGCTGCAGGAGGCTGCACCACGGCAGGCTACAGCGACTACAGGAGTTTGACCCAGAACAGGATGCGATTGACAGACTCATCACCTCTAATGTTGCGGACAGCACTCTGGCTGTAAGAAGAAAAGACTTGATGAGTTTGTTTGTTTGCGTGTATTTTATAGAGATGACCCTGatgacctctgtctctcccccacttctctctctagGAGCTGTTGGACCACTCCTGTACATCAGGCAGTGGTTCAGGCCTGCCCTTCCTGGTCCAGAGAACTGTGGCCAGACAGATCAGCCTGATGGAGTGTGTAGGTACGTAGAAACGCAACAATTAGATCAACCTGATGAAGTGTGTAGGTATGTAGAAACGCAACAATTAGATCAGCCTAATGGCGTGTGTAGGTACATAGAATCACAACACATACAAcacttacatttaagtcatttagcagacgctcttatccagagcgacttacaaattggtgcattcaccttatgacatccagtggaacagccactttacaatagtgcatctaaatcttttttttggggggggtgagaaggattacttatcctatcctaggtattccttaaagaggtggggtttcaggtgtctccggaaggtggtgattgactccgctgtcctggcgtcgtgagggagtttgttccaccattggggggccagagcagcgaacagttttgactgggctgagcgggaactgtacttcctcagtggtagggaggcgagcaggccagaggtggatgaacgcagtgcccttgtttgggtgtagggcctgatcagagcctggaggtactgaggtgccgttccctcacagctccgtaggcaagcaccatggtcttgtagcggatgcgagcttcaactggaagccagtggagagagcggaggagcggggtgacgtgagagaacttgggaaggttgaacaccagacgggctgcggcgttctggatgagttgtaggggtttaatggcacaggcagggagcccagccaacagcgagttgcagtaatccagacgggagatgacaagtgcctggattaggacctgcgccgcttcctgtgtgaggcagggtcgtactctgcggatgttgtagagcatgaacctacaggaacgggccaccgccttgatgttagttgagaacgacagggtgttgtccaggatcacgccaaggttcttagcgctctgggaggaggacacaatggagttgtcaaccgtgatggcgagatcatggaacgggcagtccttccccgggaggaagagcagctccgtcttgccgaggttcagcttgaggtggtgatccgtcatccacactgatatgtctgccagacatgcagagatgcgattcgccacctggtcatcagaagggggaaaggagaagattaattgtgtgtcgtctgcatagcaatgataggagagaccatgtgaggttatgacagagccaagtgacttggtgtatagcgagaataggagagggcctagaacagagccctgggggacaccagtggtgagagcgcgtggtgaggagacagattctcgccacgccacctggtaggagcgacctgtcaggtaggacgcaatccaagcgtgggccgcgccggagatgcccaactcggagagggtggagaggaggatctgatggttcacagtatcgaaggcagccgataggtctagaaggatgagagcagagagagagagagttagctttagcagtgcggagcgccccgtgatacagagaagagcagtctcagttgaatgactagtcttgaaacctgactgatttggatcaagaaggtcattctgagagagatagcgggagagctggccaaggacggcacgttcaagagttttggagagaaaagaaagaagggatactggtctgtagttgttgacatcggagggatcgagtgtaggttttttcagaaggggtgcaactctcgctctcttgaagacggaagggacgtagccagcggtcagggatgagttgatgagcgaggtgaggtaagagagaaggtctccggaaatggtctggagaagagaggaagggatagggtcaagcgggcaggttgttgggcggccggccgtcacaagacgcgagatttcatctggagagagaggggagaaagaggtcagagcacagggtagggcagtgtgagcagaaccagcggtgtcgtttgacttagcaaacgaggatcggatgttgtcgaccttcttttcaaaatggttgacgaagtcatctgcagagagggagggggggggaggagaaggtggcaaagagcttcctagggttagaggcagatgcttggaatttagagtggtagaaagtggctttagcagcagagacagaggaggaaaatgtagagaggagggagtgaaaggatgccaggtccgcagggaggcgagttttcctccatttccgctcggctgcctggagccctgttctgtgagctcgcaatgggtcgtcgagccacggagcgggagggaggaccgagccggcctggaggataggggacatagagtcaaaggatgcagaaagggaggagaggagggttgaggaggcagaatcaggcgataggttggagaaggtttgagcagagggaagagatgataggatggaagaggagagagtagcgggggagagagagcgaaggttgggacggcgcgataccatccgagtaggggcagtgtgggaagtgttggatgagagcgagagacaaCAGACAAacgcatacagtggggcaaaaagagtatttagtcagtcacagtgcaagttctcccacttaaaaaggagaggcctgtaaatttcatcataggtacacttcaaccatgacagacaaaattagaaaaaaaaatccagaaaatcacattgtaggattttgaatgaatttatttgcaaattatggtggaaaataagtatttggtcacctacaaacaagcaagatttctggctctcacagacctgtaatttattctttaagaggctcctctgtcctccactcgttacctgtattaatggcatctgtttgaacttgttatcagtataaaagacaacctcaaacagtcacactccaaactccactatggccaagaccaaagagctgtcaaagggcaccaggctgggaagactgaatctgcaatagataagcagcttggtttgaagaaatcaactgtgggagcaattattaggagatggaagacatacaagaccactgataatctccctcgatctgtggggctccacgcaagagctcaccccgtggggtcaaaatgatcacaagaacggtgagcaaaaatcccagaaccacacggggggacctagtgaatgacctgcagagagctgggaccaaagtaacaaagcctaccatcagtaacacactacgccaccagggactcaaatcctgcagtgccagacgtgtccccctgcttaagccagtacatgtccaggcccgtctgaagtttgctagagagcatttggatgatccagaagaagattgggagaatgtcatatggtcagatgaaaccaaaatataattttttggtaaaaactcaactcgtcgtgtttggaggacaaagaatgctgagttgcatccaaagaacaccatacctactgtgaagcatgggggtggaaacatcatgctttgggactgtttttctgcaaagggaccaggacgactgatccgtataaaggaaagaatgaatggggccatgtatcatgagattttgagtgaaaacctccttccatcagcaaaggCATTGAAGATAAAACgttgctgggtctttcagcatgacaatgatcccaaacacaccgcccgggcaacgaaggagtggcttcgtaagaagcatttcaaggtcctggagtgcctagccagtctccagatctcaaccccatagaaaatctttggagggagttgaaagtctgtgttgcccagcaacagcctcaaaacatcactgctctagaggagatctgcatggaggaatgggccaaaataccagcaacagtgtgtgaaaaccttttgaagacttacagaaaatgtttgccaacaaagggtatataaaagTATTGAGATTAACAAAAgtttttgaccaaatacttattttccaccataatttgcaaataaattcataaaaaaatcacattgtaggattttttttctcattttgtctgtcatagttgaagtgtacctatgataaatacaggcctcatctttttaagtgggagaacttgcacaattggtggctgactaaatactttttttgccccactgtataacagAAATGTAAACATGGGTTTTGTAACGAATGAGGTCTCTCTCCACACGTCTTTAGGGAAGGGGCGTTATGGAGAGGTCTGGAGGGGTCAGTGGCAGGGGGAGAACGTGGCTGTGAAAATCTTTTCCTCCCGGGACGAGAGGTCATGGTTCAGGGAGACTGAGATCTACAACACAGTGCTGCTGAGACACGAGAACATACTGGGTGAGTAggagtccatctctctctctaacccacatCCATGCTGTATTGGACACAAGCACACAACAGCATATTGAACAATGTTAAGATATGAAATGGTGTAATATTTAAAATGGTCAGCGTTCTCCCCAAAGAATGTAAGAGGGGTGGTCttatcatatacagtgccttcggaaagtattcagaccccttgaccttttccacattgttactttacagccttattctaaaatggattaagtcattttcccccctcaatctacacacaacaccccataatgacaaagcaaaaacaggtttgtagaaatgttttcaCACAAAAAAAAGTGAGGTTGGAgagggagcgtcgctgcacagctattttcagttttttttggtatcccagatctgtgcctcgacacaatcctgtcttgaagctctacagacaattccttcaacctcatggcttggtttttgctctgacatgcactgttaactgtgggaccttatatagacaggtgtgtgcctttccaaatcatgttgaattaattgaatttaccacaggtggtctcccaagttgtagaaagatctcaaggatgatcaatgaaaaccggatgcacctgagctcaatttcaagtctcatagcaaaggttctgaatatgtATGTATATAATTATCTTAttgatacatttgcaaaaatgtcttagcctgttttcgctttgtcattattgggtattgtgtgtagaatccaatttagaataagactgtaacaaaatgtggaaaaagtcaaggggtctgaatactttccgaatggccTGTAAAACCATTAGATGTTAAAAAATCTCCCGCCGTACTCAGCAGCAGCACCTTGTTAAAAATTCCTGGGGAGAACCCGATGGTAATATTAAAATAAGTTATTAGTTAAGATATTTGACCTCTCCGTTTCCTTCCAGGCTTCATGGCGTCAGATATGACGTCTCGTAACTCCAGCACCCAGCTCTGGCTTATCACACATTACCATGACAACGGCTCACTCTACGACTACCTCCAGAGGGTTCCCGTGGAGACGGGGGAGGGCCTAGCGATGGCGACGTCGGTGGCGTGCGGTTTGGTGCACCTGCACACGGAGATCTTCGGCACCGAGGGGAAGCCGGCCATCGCTCATCGAGACCTGAAGAGCAAGAATATACTGGTGACCAAGGAGCTACGTTGTTGTATAGCTGATCTgggtcagtagtgtgtgtgtgtgtctgagtgtctgtcttTACATGCTACTAATTAGTGTCGGTACTTAAATCCAATGTGAAAGAAATGTCAGAGATTGATAGATGCAGAGCCATATAACAAAAAATAAACAGGGCACCCACAGTCACACAGAGTAGCCATTTTGTGCCAGTACTGACcagtttctctcctctccccctgttccctACAGGCCTGGCAGTAACCCACTCCCAGTCAGACAACCAGCTGGATGTAGGAAACAACCCCAAGGTGGGCACCAAGCGCTACATGGCTCCTGAGGTGTTGGATGagtccatccagacagactgttTTGATGCCTATAAGAGAGTGGACATCTGGGCCTTCGGTCTGGTGCTGTGGGAGATCGCTAGGAGAACCTACAGCAACGGTGACGACTAATAATGTTTTTATTACCTTAAATAGTTCAGGAACCTCTGGCGTCAAGTGGCTTCCTCTCCTCGTCCCCTTTCCTTCACCTAGCCCCTGTAACCCTTGACCCTAACACTAGATGTCTTCTTACCTCTGTGATCAGGTATTGTGGAGGAGTACAAGCCTCCGTTCTATGACCAGGTGCCTAACGACCCCAGCTTTGAGGACATGAGGAAGGTAGTGTGTGTGGAACAACAACGACCGTTCATCCCCAACCGCTGGTTCTCCGACCCTGTGAGTATGACCACTACATGACCGTTAAATGACCACACACACTGGTACCATGACCTTAACGGTAACACTACATTAAGGTAATCCGTTCTCAGGTTTCTGTGTTTCAAACCCTGTCTTCTTGCGTATCAACTTACAAtgaccctctcctctttctctgtctccctatctctcccccccccctctcgctCTAGACCCTGTGTGTCCTGGTGAAACTGATGAAggagtgttggtaccagaaccccTCGGCTCGCCTCACAGCCCTGCGCATCAAAAAGACCCTGAACAAGATCCATAGCTCCCTGGAGAAAGGAAAGAAGTcgtgaggagaggaaaggaggacgGGTGCCGGAGGAGCGATAGAAAGAAGGCAGGAGAGTAGAGATGCCAGATCAGATGGACACAGCTGCTGCTACTGAACATGAATGTTGATATCCTTATTGGCTGAATGCTGAACTGAACTACTTGGTCACTCCGTGTGAGAGATGGTGTTACCGTAGCCTTACCCTGCTTTAAAGGCCTGTACACGCTGCAGGGGTCAAGGCCGGGGCTCAGAccctctacacacacgcacttcTGCCCATTTGTCGTTTCAATGTTCAGCCAATCATATTATGTTGCTCTACTCAGACAATCAGATGTGTATTCCAATGTAGCTACACACATGAACGAACACACAATCTTGAGTTCAGTTACACAGGAACAGAGCCAATAGGATCAAATGAACGCTGTGGTTGTGAACTCTATAGTAAAATATTTATGTAGTGTGCTTTATGTGTAGGGTGGGACTATGATGATTTGTAATGTTATGATTAGGAGTTCGGGAGTTGGTCTTGGTAAGGGAAAACTGATTACATTACAAGGAAACTTTATGTACCCATGTAAATGCAGTTTTTTGGCTGGTAAGACATTGTGTATTTACAAAGGAAGTCAGGAGACATGCCTCCACATGTTTTGAATTGTGAGCTGTGAATGCATTATTGTTATAAATATTGGAACCACATACTGATTCAGTATTGTATGCTTTGTAGAATTCCATCCAGTGCTCTTGATTTACTTCACACCTGCGCCATGTTGGCAGAGTTTTCACCTTGACTGGTTTCAGAAGTGAAAAACTCTCCCAACCCAGAGTGCAGGGCCGGCTCTAGCCTTTGAGGCCCTAAGCCCGATTTGGTTGTGGGGCCCCCCACCTTGCGACAAAACATTTTATTGGCCCCCCTCTTTACggaggagagagaatgtttttttgaatgtgattttcctgtgttctATATATTTCCACagtatgaggttggaataatactgtgaacataaatgcccttttagtgtagtAGCTGTttggaatttcagcctgttttggtggaagTTTCagccttccatggtgacatcaccatgtggtaaatgagttaatagaccaataaagagttccaaacctctcccaATAACACTTTTAGTTTTCCACTCAGACAGTGCTAGTAAAGTTTGTTTGCTTTAGAAAGTGctcttgctaagaagctatttttgaccattttaattaaaCAATCACATGTACTTAAAGGGATCCTTCTGTATTTTaccaatgaagccctttatctccCTCCCCAGAGTTGGATGAactggataccatttgtatgtctctgcatCCCGTATGAAGTCAGTTGGAGGTTGTCAATGTTAACTAGTCTAAGGTACTAGCAGGTGCTAATTCTAGCTAGCAATCGCACTAATGCTAGTTAATAACTGCCTTCAAACGGCACGTAGACACACATGGTATCCACGAGTTAATCTGACTATGGGGAAGAAAAGGTATGGATTCACTagctactgtaagtcgctctggatactAAGTCGCTTTTTGTCATTTAGCATCTGCTGGATGTCATGTTCATAtgatattttaattttacctttattttactaggcaagtcagttaagaacaaattcttattttcaatgacggcctaggaacagtgggtagaacgacagatttgtaccttgtcagctcagggattcgaacttgcaacctttcggttactagacCAACCCTGCCGCTCCATAATCTGAGAATGACAAACAAATCAATGGGGCCCCCCTGCATGTGCCCTGTCAGTATTtggtttagatagctggctagactagcTGACATggttaattgagtgactgtcagcgACTGACATAAGATAGAAACTGCTGTTGCACACCAACATTTCTAAATTGCAGCTGGTATATTCTACTATTCTTACTCTCAATAGTAAATTGAGACCCGGCTGAGTTCGTTTTGGGGGGGATCCCGGAGGCCCTTAGTGCCAGCTCATGTAATTTCTGCCTGGAACCGGCCCTGCCAGAGTGTCAGGCAAATTTAATCACATGTACCTAATGATTCTGCTCAGCCAGGACTTTACCTGATCGGGATTAGTGGACAGGATCGCCAACGCATAGGAAACAGATTTGTTCCTTTTGAGAGAATGTTTTACAGGAAAAGCCAGGATTAAATCAGACCCGCAGTAGCCTGGTTAGTTGAAAAACACGTTGCTCCTTTTGGGGGTCGGAGGTGTAACTGATTGGATTGAATTCTGACTTTAAATTTGTAAGGAATTCAGAAGTTtcccctaaccacagatctataatcagattaccatactacccacatcctaaccttaaccactacAGGAATGACATATCAGACCCTGTATCAGGCAACTTCTATCTACTCAAGGAGGTCAAGAGAGAAAATGTGTTTTAAGGACAGATTAGTGTATTTCTAGGGGCTGAATTAGATCCGTATCGCGGAAGATCCATGTTAGAGCTcgattgaaatgtaaaggtaacGTTCCTGAGTTCTCGGGAGACAATATTCACGGTAAACACCATTGTCTGACGTCAGATGGCGTCAGCACTCCGCGTCGCTCGTCCCTCAACCAATATCAGTGCATGCCGAATCGTCTCCCTACCTGACGTAAAACAATgcggtaaacgctgcatatgtcgactcaatcggaaatgaccttCACATTTTAACGCGGATCTTCCACTACACGGAATTAATCCAGCCCTTATTCAGAGGGCAGCTAACGAATGTGTTTGGTTACGTTAAAGCAAGAAATATGAATGGAATTAGAAAAACAACCACAGATTTGAACATCAGGGTATCAACAAGATCAAAACGTGACCTTGTGGTCCCTGTACCTAGTCCATTGCGCCACTAGGGGGAGCCATCAGTCTTTTTACTGCACATATATAACGCTGTTCAGTCAAGTAATAATATAACAAGTCTCTCAGAATGACAGTAGATTGGGAATGTGATTGGTTAAGTAtgttgggttagtgaactgaaaccACACTGGGATTCGAACTAGTGACCTTGTGTGTCAAAACTAATTCTGTACACCCTCCAccgctcccaagtggcgcagcggtctaaggtactgcatctcagtgctagaggcgtcactacagacactttggttggaatccaggctgtatcacaaccggccgtgactaGGAGTCCTATAGgggggcgcacaattggtccagcgtcgtccgggtttggccggtgtaggccggcattgtaaataagaatttgttcttaacttacttgcctggttaaataaaggctgAATAAAATTACTTGTTTTAACACCTAACAAGCCTTTCTTTATTTGACATTCACCTGTTGCTGCAAACTCTGCCTACATCCAACCAATCACATTTATTCTGCCCTCAGAACAAGATCGAAAAAGGAGAACTCCACTGAGCTTTTAACATCAGAGGGCC is drawn from Oncorhynchus keta strain PuntledgeMale-10-30-2019 chromosome 37, Oket_V2, whole genome shotgun sequence and contains these coding sequences:
- the LOC118376911 gene encoding activin receptor type-1, whose product is MGRCVFLFLLLQTLQTLAEDGQLLCVCEGSGCLNSPQCEGSQCYSSVAVSSHGAVVTRGCLQGSEKTRLICSTASSLSHALLCCSSFMCNRNATASSLLPLLATAPEEEPVRYRVETLALFVLGPVVILTLLSVLSVLGCRRLHHGRLQRLQEFDPEQDAIDRLITSNVADSTLAELLDHSCTSGSGSGLPFLVQRTVARQISLMECVGKGRYGEVWRGQWQGENVAVKIFSSRDERSWFRETEIYNTVLLRHENILGFMASDMTSRNSSTQLWLITHYHDNGSLYDYLQRVPVETGEGLAMATSVACGLVHLHTEIFGTEGKPAIAHRDLKSKNILVTKELRCCIADLGLAVTHSQSDNQLDVGNNPKVGTKRYMAPEVLDESIQTDCFDAYKRVDIWAFGLVLWEIARRTYSNGIVEEYKPPFYDQVPNDPSFEDMRKVVCVEQQRPFIPNRWFSDPTLCVLVKLMKECWYQNPSARLTALRIKKTLNKIHSSLEKGKKS